The sequence below is a genomic window from Silene latifolia isolate original U9 population chromosome 7, ASM4854445v1, whole genome shotgun sequence.
ATTACTCTCTGTGCAttagtatcacatgttatgcttCAGAATATCACATTGAGTCCTTTACAAGATCATAGATCGCAAAGATACATGACTTGTAATCGGTTTAGGCATttgtatcacatgttatgctcCAGAATATCACATGTATTCCTTCAAAGTATCATAGGCTGCAATACGGTtgcgtatttattttatattcattAGTATCACATTTTATGTTACACAATAGCACATGCATTCCTTCACAATATCATAGTTTTGTTATAATCTAGTTATATTTGTTATATTTGTATCACTGTTATGCTCCAGAATATCACATGTATTCTTTCACAAGATCATAGGCGCAATACGGTtgcgtatttattttatattcatCGAGATCACATTTTATGTTACACAATATCACATGCATTCCTTCACAATATCATAGTTTTGTTATAATATAGTTATATTTGTTATATTTGTATCACACGTTATGCTCCAGAATATCACATGTATTCCTTCACAGTATCATAGGCTGCAATACGGTtgtgtatttattttatattcatCAGTATCACATTTTATGTTGCACAATATCACATGCATTCCTTCACAATATCATAGTTTTGTTATAATCTAGTTATATTTGTTATAATTTGTTTATTCAACTTCTCTTGCTGTAGAAAATACTTTTGTTGTCCCCCGTGGTACTGTTCCTACTCCACAATGCATAGACGTTGATGAGGTGCATGCTGGGAATCGTCTTTCTTTGATGGTGACTCCTGGAGGTTCTGAAGAGTGGGTCAGAAATATTGCAACTGAATTTACACCTACAATAGGACAAACTTTTGCTACGTTAGACGAGGGTATACAGTTTTATGAGATTTATGCAATAGCATGTGGTTTTGAACCAAGGAAATCTTCAACGAAAAGGTTTCGTAGTAGTGGAGATATTAGGACAAAATTGATTGTGTGTCACCGGGAAGGATTTAGGGATTCTAAGCCGACAATATTACCCATTACTGGTGAGGAGGAGGAGCCAATGGTCAATGCCTATAATCCGAAGAAGACTAAGGTTACTAGGATTGGTTGTAAAGCTAGGattttctttaaatttgttattaaagAAATTGACCAAGTTCAAGTGCCACCCTTTGTTGTTGATCAGTTTCATGCTGCCCATAACCACCGTCTTTCTCCACTCAAGTATAGAGAATTTCAGAAAAAATGTAGAAACCTTGCTTTGCAACATAAACAAACCATCGTTGATAATTGCAAGGTCAATATTGGCCCAACCTCTACTTTCAGGTCCGTCAAGGAATATGTTGACGACTATGAAAATATTGGAGCTTCTTTGACTGACTTTAAGAATTTTGGAAGGGAAATCAAGTGTTTTATAGGTCTTAAGGATGCTCAAATGTTTGTAGACCAGTTGGAAACCCTTCATGAAACCCAGGAAGGTTTTTATTATGCCTATGATATTGATCAGAATAAGTGTTTGTTTCGTGTATTTTGGGCTGATGCAGCAGCACGTCGTAATTACGCTCTATACGGTGAGGCGGTGACTTTTGACCCAACCTATTCAACTAATAAGTACGACATGATCTTTGCTCCCTTTATTGGTGTTGATCATCACAAGAAGTCCGTCACTTTTGGCGCTTCGCTTATGTCTAGGGAGAATGACCAGAATTTTAAatggattttcacaaaattcttAGATTGTATGGGTGGGAAGGAACCCCATTGCTTTTTTACCGATCAATGTCCTGCTATGAAAATTGCAGTCCCTGCTACTTTTACGACTGTTGCCCACCGCTATTGCATGAGGCATATTATGAAGAAATTACCTGAAAAGATAGGCACGACAAAGTGACCAAAGAGATCGACTTCGTCACTCGTCTCGAATTCATTGTTTGGGATTAAGACTTAGAGCCCGCGACTTCAAGAGAGGTGGTGTTCGTTGATCAGTGAGTTTCAATTGAAAGATAATGCATGGTTGCAATATCTGTTTTCCAAGCGGCAACGTTGGATTCCGGCGTATTATCGTGATATTCCTCTTGGTTGTCTTTTAAGAACAACGCAACGCTATGAGAGCGAAAACAGCTTCTTTAAGCGGTTTGAGAATCCTCATGGCACacttgttgagttttggatgcgctTTCAAAGTGCTATGGATCAGCAACGGTACACCCAAAAATCTCTTGACAGAGATAGTGATCACTCTCTACctcaaaccaaaacccttcttagCCTTGAGGTTCATGCATCGATTGTTTATACGCACGCTCTCTTTTATGAATTCCAACAAAGAATGCGTTGATTCTCTAAACTCATGTAGTGCTGGTGATTCTTCAAGGGAGGGCAGTATAAGGTTCCTAGAAGTTGAAGATTCTATCTTCAATAAGACTTACACTGTCGCATTTAATCCTTCAACGTTTGATGCAACATGTTCATGCATGCAGTCGTTTGAGAGGAAGGGATACATATGTAAACACATCATCCGGATTTTATCGTAAAGGGATCAAAAAGATACCTGATAAGTATCTTCTCAGTAGGTGGACAAAGAACACTAAAAAAATGCCCTTGTATGATGTTCACGGTCAATTGTTGGATGATTTTACTTCGTCGGATGTCACTAAGCTTCGATTTCGACTGCAGTCCGAATTCTACTCAACATTGACACTGCTCAAATCTCTGCCTGAAAATCACATAAATGAACTGACTTCATTATCAAGACATTTAGACAAAATTTCAAGTCTGGTCTTTGAAAAAAATTGACTAAACACCAAGAGTTGGAGATGCTCCTTGGGGTTAAGTCTTCATCTGAGGTCCGTATACTACCTCCTGTTCAATCAAAAAACAAGGGTACTGGCAAGAGGTTGATGTCCAAGAAAGATCAGTCTGTTGCAAAGGCACAAAAGCCGAAAAG
It includes:
- the LOC141590387 gene encoding protein FAR1-RELATED SEQUENCE 5-like, coding for MSVSHVMLQNITLSPLQYHRLQYMTENTFVVPRGTVPTPQCIDVDEVHAGNRLSLMVTPGGSEEWVRNIATEFTPTIGQTFATLDEGIQFYEIYAIACGFEPRKSSTKRFRSSGDIRTKLIVCHREGFRDSKPTILPITGEEEEPMVNAYNPKKTKVTRIGCKARIFFKFVIKEIDQVQVPPFVVDQFHAAHNHRLSPLKYREFQKKCRNLALQHKQTIVDNCKVNIGPTSTFRSVKEYVDDYENIGASLTDFKNFGREIKCFIGLKDAQMFVDQLETLHETQEGFYYAYDIDQNKCLFRVFWADAAARRNYALYGEAVTFDPTYSTNKYDMIFAPFIGVDHHKKSVTFGASLMSRENDQNFKWIFTKFLDCMGGKEPHCFFTDQCPAMKIAVPATFTTVAHRYCMRHIMKKLPEKIGTTK